One genomic segment of Desulfovibrio sp. UCD-KL4C includes these proteins:
- a CDS encoding aryl-sulfate sulfotransferase, with amino-acid sequence MSNKVVYTCEDNLITQQNNAEKTFLETFETEKPSLENAHVIVNPYLINPLSALILFKTETEVEAELTVHGKRNSREDITHTFKATTSHSIPVLCLYEGIETKVTVSLSNGESKTFLVQSEELPASVCRCLNVQTSLDYFGNNIMFLTPAGKNLPTGYDYAGEIRWMLTVNTMFDIKRLENGNIMTGSSRFCRMPYNSTGLFELSLLGKIYKEYRMPGNYHHDHWEMEDGNILALTQDFHTDTVEDMIALLDRETGEVLRTWDFKEFLPQDVAGSGSQDAHDWFHNNALWYDKKTNSITLSGRHQDAVVNIDYDTNTLNWIIGDPEGWPQEMVDKYFFKPVGDVENFDWQYEQHACVVCPDGDIMCFDNGQYRAKSKENYIRNRDNFSRGVRYRIDTDKMEIEQIWQYGKERGQDFFSPYICNVEYYDEGHYLTHSGGLGFVDGWASDGLGAFLDTTIPGTERRSITVEEKDGVVLYELEVEGNFYRAEKLTPYHSCENLTFGEGKLVGNLDVTPTFDTIPDVEEVDELPSSEREIVIDEDEDRLVFHGLFEHGSLAMIVLAGEKETRGYFLNTAAVHHLAMCSGAFLEKDDRQLKMNISKNGLSGKYDIKVIYNDKMFQTGITIYC; translated from the coding sequence ATGAGCAACAAAGTCGTTTACACTTGTGAAGATAACCTGATCACACAACAGAATAATGCTGAAAAAACTTTTCTTGAAACTTTCGAAACAGAAAAGCCTTCCCTTGAAAATGCTCACGTTATTGTCAATCCGTATCTCATCAACCCGCTTTCAGCACTGATTCTGTTCAAGACCGAAACCGAGGTAGAAGCAGAACTGACCGTACACGGCAAACGTAACAGCCGTGAGGACATTACGCACACCTTTAAGGCGACCACTTCCCACTCTATCCCGGTTCTCTGCCTGTATGAAGGCATTGAGACCAAGGTTACCGTGTCCCTATCTAACGGTGAAAGCAAAACTTTCCTTGTACAGTCCGAAGAACTTCCTGCATCCGTCTGCCGTTGTCTCAACGTCCAGACTTCACTTGACTACTTCGGCAATAACATCATGTTTTTGACTCCGGCTGGCAAGAACCTGCCCACCGGATACGACTATGCGGGCGAAATACGTTGGATGTTGACCGTCAACACAATGTTTGACATCAAACGTCTCGAAAACGGCAATATCATGACCGGCTCCAGCCGTTTCTGCCGTATGCCTTATAACTCTACCGGACTCTTCGAACTAAGTCTGCTCGGTAAAATATACAAAGAGTACCGGATGCCCGGCAACTATCATCATGACCACTGGGAAATGGAAGACGGAAATATCCTAGCCCTGACTCAGGATTTCCACACCGACACCGTGGAAGATATGATAGCACTACTGGACCGCGAGACAGGTGAAGTGCTCCGCACCTGGGATTTCAAAGAGTTCCTGCCACAGGATGTGGCCGGTTCAGGTTCGCAGGATGCCCACGACTGGTTCCACAACAATGCTCTATGGTACGATAAAAAGACAAACTCCATCACTCTTTCCGGCCGTCATCAGGATGCTGTTGTGAATATCGATTACGATACCAATACCCTGAACTGGATCATCGGCGACCCTGAAGGTTGGCCTCAGGAAATGGTAGACAAGTATTTCTTCAAACCAGTTGGTGATGTTGAGAACTTTGACTGGCAGTATGAGCAGCATGCCTGCGTAGTCTGCCCTGACGGTGACATCATGTGCTTTGACAATGGTCAGTACCGCGCCAAGTCCAAAGAGAACTACATCAGAAACAGGGATAATTTCTCCCGTGGCGTCCGCTACCGCATCGATACCGACAAAATGGAAATCGAGCAGATATGGCAGTACGGAAAAGAACGTGGACAGGATTTCTTCTCTCCTTACATCTGCAACGTCGAATATTACGACGAGGGCCATTACCTAACTCATTCCGGTGGATTGGGCTTTGTTGATGGTTGGGCCTCCGATGGTCTTGGAGCCTTCCTCGATACCACGATACCCGGCACAGAACGCCGTTCGATCACAGTAGAAGAAAAAGACGGCGTGGTCCTATACGAACTGGAAGTGGAAGGCAACTTCTACCGTGCTGAAAAATTAACACCGTATCACTCATGCGAAAATCTCACTTTTGGCGAAGGCAAACTGGTGGGCAATCTGGACGTAACCCCTACTTTTGATACCATCCCGGATGTTGAAGAAGTTGACGAATTACCGAGTTCTGAACGTGAGATAGTTATCGACGAAGATGAAGACCGCCTTGTTTTCCACGGCTTATTCGAACACGGATCGTTGGCAATGATTGTCCTTGCAGGCGAAAAAGAAACCCGCGGATACTTCTTGAACACTGCTGCTGTTCACCACCTAGCAATGTGCTCCGGTGCATTTCTGGAAAAGGATGACCGTCAGCTCAAAATGAATATCAGCAAGAATGGTCTTTCCGGCAAATACGACATCAAGGTCATCTATAATGACAAGATGTTCCAAACTGGCATAACCATCTATTGCTAA
- a CDS encoding co-chaperone YbbN, whose amino-acid sequence MIKEVNTQEFDALEKSGPMLVEFYSKTCGPCKMLAFVLKDISKNDPDFPIYTIDFDENVELKERCGVKGFPTMLLMKNGEEVSRLEGLKQKPAIINEINKIK is encoded by the coding sequence ATGATCAAAGAAGTTAACACCCAAGAATTTGATGCACTGGAAAAATCAGGTCCCATGCTTGTTGAGTTTTACTCCAAAACTTGCGGTCCCTGTAAGATGCTTGCCTTTGTACTGAAAGACATCAGCAAGAACGATCCGGACTTCCCCATCTACACCATTGATTTTGATGAGAACGTCGAACTCAAAGAGCGGTGTGGAGTCAAGGGATTTCCTACCATGCTTCTTATGAAAAATGGCGAAGAAGTGAGTCGTTTGGAAGGACTAAAGCAAAAGCCAGCAATCATTAACGAAATTAATAAAATAAAATAG
- a CDS encoding FAD-dependent oxidoreductase, with protein sequence MKKYDVIIVGSGPAGMTAAIYAIRANMKTLILDKLAPGGQMINTNEIENYTGSGVINGAELSMQMFEHTQQLGVEFDYKTILKVEDKGATKVIHCEEDNAVFEAAAVILATGTVPRSLEVPGEESFTGNGISWCAICDGAQFRGKDVVVIGGGNSAVEESIYLAGIVNQLTIVTMFDLTADPKACDKLRNMDNVTIYPYQDVLEFTGEEKLTGVRFKSTKEDGTERHVNCDGVFEYIGLKPTSKPFADLGILDKFGCIIVDDEMRTSVNGIFGAGDITNKKLRQIVTACSDGAIAANTAAKYVESLKD encoded by the coding sequence ATGAAAAAATACGATGTCATCATTGTTGGAAGCGGCCCTGCAGGCATGACTGCCGCCATTTATGCAATCCGTGCCAACATGAAGACCCTGATCTTGGACAAACTTGCTCCAGGCGGACAGATGATCAACACCAACGAAATCGAGAACTACACAGGTTCCGGCGTTATTAACGGGGCAGAACTCAGCATGCAAATGTTCGAGCATACCCAGCAGTTGGGCGTTGAATTTGACTATAAAACTATCCTCAAAGTCGAAGACAAGGGTGCAACCAAAGTAATCCACTGCGAAGAAGACAATGCTGTCTTCGAAGCCGCAGCAGTCATCCTTGCCACAGGCACAGTGCCCCGCTCTCTGGAAGTGCCAGGCGAAGAATCATTTACTGGAAACGGCATCAGCTGGTGTGCCATCTGTGACGGAGCGCAATTCCGCGGCAAAGACGTCGTAGTCATCGGCGGCGGAAATTCTGCGGTGGAAGAGTCAATTTATCTGGCCGGGATTGTCAATCAGCTCACTATTGTAACCATGTTTGACCTGACTGCAGATCCCAAAGCGTGCGACAAGCTTCGCAATATGGATAACGTAACTATCTACCCCTATCAGGACGTGCTGGAATTCACAGGTGAAGAAAAACTCACTGGGGTTCGTTTCAAATCAACCAAAGAAGACGGCACTGAACGCCATGTCAATTGTGATGGGGTGTTTGAATACATTGGCCTTAAACCAACGTCGAAACCATTCGCCGACCTAGGTATCTTAGACAAATTTGGATGCATCATCGTGGATGACGAAATGCGGACTTCAGTCAACGGCATCTTCGGAGCCGGCGATATCACCAACAAAAAGCTACGCCAGATTGTGACTGCATGCTCCGATGGAGCTATTGCCGCTAACACCGCAGCCAAATATGTCGAATCTCTTAAGGACTAA
- a CDS encoding Crp/Fnr family transcriptional regulator, with protein sequence MKVDTELSSNMEILSAIGTEIEVPKGARFDFRNIYYLKEGIAALTHLTLAGEQSSFIYFKPGMLLNFLRPIITATGIGSDITMKRLSSLDHGIYAKTKCKCLCINGATFLEQAERDSALYRMLLRSISENLINVLALSTELSTKPASLRVCQVLFDFMSDDTPPEIPRYLTYNEIAFYLSMHVITVTKIFKALKQSGVIDKKGRTTIVIDKARLFAIGTGVEELKY encoded by the coding sequence GTGAAAGTTGATACAGAACTCTCAAGCAACATGGAAATACTCAGTGCAATTGGCACTGAGATAGAGGTTCCCAAAGGGGCACGATTCGATTTTCGTAATATTTATTACTTAAAGGAAGGAATCGCTGCGCTGACACATTTGACCCTGGCAGGAGAGCAGAGTTCCTTCATCTATTTTAAACCTGGCATGCTGCTCAATTTCTTGCGTCCCATTATTACTGCCACAGGTATCGGCAGCGACATCACAATGAAACGACTTTCCTCTTTGGATCATGGCATTTATGCAAAAACAAAATGTAAATGTCTTTGTATTAATGGTGCAACCTTTCTTGAACAGGCTGAAAGAGATTCGGCATTGTATAGGATGCTCCTCCGGTCTATTAGTGAAAATTTGATCAACGTACTCGCCCTTTCGACCGAGCTCTCTACCAAGCCAGCCAGTTTACGGGTATGTCAGGTTTTGTTCGATTTCATGTCTGATGATACCCCGCCAGAGATTCCGCGTTATCTGACCTACAATGAGATTGCTTTCTATCTGTCTATGCACGTAATCACTGTTACAAAGATATTTAAAGCTCTTAAACAAAGTGGAGTCATTGATAAAAAGGGACGGACTACCATCGTTATTGATAAAGCAAGATTATTCGCAATTGGTACAGGGGTCGAAGAACTCAAATATTAA